From the genome of Thermococcus sp., one region includes:
- a CDS encoding GbsR/MarR family transcriptional regulator, with protein sequence MPRRGQRDRRFIELVERLLERWGYSRTEGKVYAVLLMKARPMTISELAKETGLSRSSISVALSALARHYLVTYRKEGKTKYFSAVPAFLEKFLQQPREILEREIRPMKEIVEGLMENAGEEEKAFYMALLEDLSTLECVLEKLIEYEESEELCLRRNSS encoded by the coding sequence ATGCCAAGGAGAGGCCAGAGGGACAGGAGGTTCATCGAGCTCGTGGAAAGGCTTCTCGAAAGATGGGGCTACAGTAGGACCGAGGGAAAGGTCTATGCCGTCCTGCTGATGAAGGCAAGACCCATGACGATCTCGGAGCTGGCTAAGGAAACGGGCCTCAGCAGGTCGTCCATATCTGTGGCACTCTCGGCCCTTGCCCGACACTACCTCGTTACCTACAGAAAGGAGGGCAAGACCAAGTACTTCTCGGCTGTTCCAGCCTTTCTTGAGAAGTTCCTCCAGCAGCCGAGGGAGATACTGGAGCGTGAAATCAGGCCGATGAAGGAGATAGTTGAGGGCCTTATGGAAAACGCCGGGGAGGAGGAAAAGGCCTTCTACATGGCTCTTCTTGAAGACCTCTCCACCCTTGAGTGCGTCCTCGAAAAGCTCATAGAGTACGAGGAAAGCGAAGAGCTCTGCCTCAGGAGGAACTCCTCCTGA